The Leptospira stimsonii genome includes the window TTTTTTAAACGTCCTCGAAAATACATTCCAAAAACAGAATGAAGAATGGTTCGTTCTTCTCAGTCTTTCCACTTTTACTCACGGGCTTTATCTCGAAGTCGGAGAAGACCAAATTCTTACCGAAGAAATCGAAATCAAATTTCGATTGGAGAAGGAAGCAAGAATTCTTCCTCTCGTTGTCGCCAAGTTCGGAAATCACAGCAGAGCATTTTTCGCGGAACGATACGAATGTCCCGAAGAAGAAAATTTCAAACTCTTTCAAGGGCTTACGATTCTTCAGAGCGGGAAAGGAACGAAACTTTCCTACACTGGAATCGAATCCTTCGGTTCCAGTATATTCCATTTTCAGAATCTATTCTCCGATCAAAAAGAGGATTCGGATGTGAAGATCGCAAAAGTGACTCCGGGCGGTTACAAAGGAAAAAATATTCTCCAAGTGGAATTGTCCGGAAAAGGTGCGAGAGCCAGAGTTTTGGGTTTGGCGCCGATGTCCGGAAGGGAATTTCAAGATTCGGAAGTGAAGATCGTTCACAGAGAAAGTCATACGGAAAGTTCGATTCTCTATCGGGGAGCTTTCCGAGAAAAGGCGCATCATATTTTTACAGGGAATCTCCAGATCCCGAACACATGTAAGGACGTGAACGCGATCCAGATCAACAACAACCTTCTTCTGGACCGGACCGCGAGAGCGGAGTCGATTCCTAAATTGGAAGTCTATGCGGAAAACGTGAAGTGCGAACACGGCGCGACCGTCGGAGAGATCGACGAAGACCAACTGTTTTATCTCGCATCTCGAGGAATCGACGAGGACGAAGCAAGAAGAATGATCGTAGACGGTTTTCTTGGACAAGTCATTGGTGAAATTGAATCGGAAACTATACGAGAAGAATTGTTCGCACTCATAGCCAAGAAGGTGGAAGGAGAATTATGAGCTTTCGAATACTCGCAAATCTTTCCGAAATCGAAAACGGGAAAGTCAAAGTAGTGGAAACCCGATATAATAGAATCGGGATCACGAGTTTGGACGGAAACCTCTATGCGTTTGAAGACGTCTGCACCCACGACGGAGAAGCCATATCCGAAGGCGAACTCTGTGGAGACGTAATCACTTGTCCGAGGCACGAGGCGCAATTCTCCGTCAAAACCGGAAAGGCGCTTTGTATGCCCGCGGTAGAGGATCTCCCCGTGTATCCGGTGAGAATCGTAGGTGACTCGATCGAGGTGGATCTGGAGGATTGACATATATGAGCTTCTCTTCTGAAAGAATAAGGACCGATTTTCCGATCTTAGGAACGATGATGAACGGCAAACCGCTCGTCTTTTTGGACAGCGCGGCCAGTTCTCAAAAACCGTTTACGGTCATCGATCGGATCGAAAAATACTACAGAGAAGAAAACGCGAATATCCACCGAGGGATTTATTATCTTTCTCAAAAAGCCACGGAAAAATACGAACTCAGTAGAATTCATCTTTCACGATTTATCGGAGCTCAGTGCGCGAAAGTTTGTATCTTTACGAGAAACGCGACCGAGTCCATCAACTTAGTCGCACAAACCTGGGGAAGAACTCAGATCAAAGAAGGGGACGAGATCGTTCTCAACGAACTAGAACATCATTCCAATATCGTACCTTGGCAGATGTTGGCTCAGGAAAAGAAGGCGATTCTAAAATTCATACCTTTGAATGAGGACGCGACTCTTGACCTTACGAACCTAAACGAAATCATAACAAACAAAACAAAGTTAGTCGCCGTTTCCCAGATGTCGAACGTTACGGGAACGATACACGATCTCGCGCCGATTCAGAAACGGGCAAAGGAAGTGGGAGCGAAGGTTCTCGTGGACGGAGCCCAGGGTGTATGCCATCTTCCCGTGAACATGAGAGAGATGGACTTTGATTTTTACGTATTCTCCGCACACAAGATGCTCGGACCGACGGGGGTCGGAGTTCTGTACGCAAAAGAAGAAATCTTGGAAGAGATGCCTCCTTGGATGGGAGGAGGAGATATGATCTCTCAAGTATTCAAAGAAAAATCCACGTACGCGGAACTCCCTTCTCGATTGGAAGCGGGAACGCCGAATATCGCGGGAGTGATCGGATTCGGAGCCGCGATCGAATATTTGGAAACGATCGGGATGCAGGAAATCCGAAATCACGAACTCGAACTTTTAACGTACGCGCTCGATCGATTAGAAGATTTTGGAGGACTGGAACTCTACGGACCGACGGATCTTTCCAAAAGGGGCGGAGTGATATCCTTTAATTTCCCGGGGGTCCATCCTCACGACGTGGGGACGATATTGGACGAAGAGGGAATCGCGATCCGAGTCGGACATCACTGCGCCCAGCCCTTTATGGCGTTCAAAAACATCCCGGGAACGTGTAGAGCGAGTCTCTATCTTTACAATACAAAAGACGATATCGATCGATTGATCGAAGGTCTAATTAAGGTAAAGGAGATTTTCTCCCGTGTCCTTAAGCGATAGTCTTTACAAAGAAGTTATTTTAGAGCATTATCAAAATCCGAGATTTCGAGGAAAGCTCGAACCCGCCGACTTGTATGAACACGGGGTCAATCCTCTTTGTGGAGACGAACTCGAATTGACGATCAATCTGGAAGGGGAAAAAATCTCCGAAGTTCGGGTGAACGGAAAAGGGTGTTCGATTTCTCAGGCTTCCGGGTCGATGATGGCGGAAGCGATCCGGGGAAGGACGGTTTCCGAAGTCGAAAGTATTCTTAAACGATTTAAGAATATGGTCTTGGAGAACAAAGATCCTAAGTTCGAAGAAGAATTAGAGGAATTGGAATCCATGGAATCTGTGAAAAAAATTCCCGCGAGAATCAAATGTGCGGTTCTTCCCTGGAATACTCTGGAAAGAGCGCTATCCAAGATTCAAAAGTAAAACGGAATTCTCACTGAGAAAAAAGAATGCAGAGTTCCCGCAAAAGTTTCCAAAAGAAACCACGTGGAAAGTTCAAAGAAAAAAAAACTTTTCCGGGGCGGTTCCGCTTCGCGGACCGGGCTCGCGGCTTCAGTCAATAAATTGAATGTTCTCCGTATCAGAGAAAAGGCGCTGAGTTTCAATTTATTGACTCCGCCTTGATCCCTACCGCGCGGAAAACGGAACTTTTTTGAGTGAAAAGTCAGATTCGATTCTGAAAGTCAAAAATTAGGGAGTTCCCGCAAAAGTTTTTCTTAAAAAACAAAAAGGGAACCTGGGAAACGAAGAAAAAGAAGGGCCAAGAAAATGTTAGAAGCTCCTACAAACGCATTAGAAGAACAAATTTACGAAGAAGTCAAAAAAGTCGAAGATCCCGAAATTGGAATCTCGATCGCGGAACTCGGACTCATTTATCGAATCAAAGTCGAGGGAACAAAGGCAAAAATCGATATGACCTACACGTCGATGGCTTGTCCGGCGGGCCCCCAGATGAAACAGGATGTCATCAATCACACGCTCCGGGTGGACGGGATCACGGAAGCCGAAGTGGAAGTGGTTTGGATTCCGAAATGGGATCCACGAGAAATGGCTTCCGAAGACGCAAAGATGGATTTAGGAATTTTCGACTGAGGATACGATTTCTTTTTGGAAAATGCGGAAGCGTCTACAAAAAAAAATCTTATTATATTCTAAAAATCTAATGATTCTAAGTTGGTTCGATCGAAAACGTTCTGAGATGGATCGATCAATGGAAAAAGAATGGAGTCAACAAACCAATCCCTTATGAAATACCGATGGATCCTTCCGTTTCTTTTTTTACTTTCCTGTTCCAAGGGATATCACTACAAATACTGGTTTTTCCCCTACTACGAAGATCAGAAGATCGACACGAGCGAAAGGAGAAATTTCAAGATCGTCGACAAAGAGTTTGCAAGGGACGAAAAAAACGTTTATTATAAGGAAACGACGTTGCCGGGGGTGGAACCGGAGACTTTTCGAATATTAGAAAAAGGTTATTTTTCCGATCGAAAGAAGGTTTATTTTGTATCGACGCACTTGAATATCAGAACGAATTCTCCAAAAGCCTGGCTGATCATAATCCCGCTCGATCTAAAGATTTGGACCGAGAAAAAGATCGTCTTCTCCGTTGTGGAAAAGGCAAAGCCCGAAAGTTTCCGGGTTCTCGACCGGGACGGAATTTTTACGGATTACGGTTTGGACGAAGATCGGCTCTATTATCTCGGCGGCATCTTAGAAGAAAACGCACAGTCCATTGCATTCTTACAATCTTTTTTTTTCGAAGTCTTGAAGACGAAAAATTCGATTTATTATAATGGAAATCGCATACGGGAAGCTGATCCGAATACCTTCGAACTTTTTGATCGTTACGCAAAGGATCGGAAACGATGCTACTATTTGACATCCGGCGAGCCGATTTCCTTTTCCTGTTCCTCCGAGAATTTTGTCGTATTAAAATATTCGAATCCACTCGATTCTAAGATTTCACTCGACTCGGATTACGCGAAAGATTCCGATTTTGTCTTTTGGAAGGGAAAGGCGATTCCCGGAGCGGACCCGAAGTCCATTCAATTGATACCGGAGAATGGGACCTGTCCTTATTACGGAGCCTGCGCCGAAGATCGAAATCGAAAATTTAAGGAAGGCGAAGCCTTTTAGAAAAAGGACCGACGAATCGTTTTTTCATTTTTTAACGGAATGATTTCTTTTTTTGTTCCGGCTAAAAAAAATCTCAGTGCTCCTAAAAACAGTAAAAGAACGAAAGAATGAAATTTAAGAGCGAGGCGAATGTTTTCCTCATTGGAACATTCTTATATTTCAAAATCAAAAAGGTGCTATGAAAAACATTTTATTAGAAATATCTTATGTTTTATTGTTATCTTTGTTTTTCTTTTTCGGTTGTACGAAATTGCCCGATGATAAGGAGCAAAACGATGAGGATCTTCGAAACTTAGTTTTCGGAGCCGTGCTTTTCGACTTTATCCAATGTGGACAGACTTCTCTTCCGCCGAGAGTGGATACGTTTAACGGACTTACGAGAATTTTCGTTCTTCCGAGTTACGGGGCGAGTTGTATTCTCAAATACAACGATCCTCATTTGATGTATCTTCCGTCCGGAGCCGCAAAGAACATTCTCGCCGTATTTTTACCCGGATCGGGAGGGACTCCGATCGGAGTTTCGAAAATTATAGAAGAGGGCGCGCTTCGAGGTTATCATAGTATCGGCCTTATGTATCCGAACGCCGACCCGATCAACGTTATCTGCAACACTGCACCCAACAATTCCGCTTCTTGTTTTGGAAATGCAAGAGAGGAAATTCTCACTGGTGTAGATAAGACGACCGCAGTTTCCGTAGATTTTACGAATTCGATCGACGGAAGACTTTTAAAACTCCTTCAATATCTCGTCGTAAAAAGACCGAACGACGGTTGGGATCAATTTCTAATCGGAGGTGCGGTGAATTGGAACAAGGTCTTTCTTGGAGGACATTCGCAAGGTAGCGGTCACGCGGCCTTTCAAGGAAAGATCAAGTCCCTCGGAAGAGTTTCCATCTACAGCGGCGTCTCCGATTATCACGTTGCGTCTGCGAGTAACGCATCCTGGATGAACGCGAGCGGTTTGACTTCCGCGAATTCTTACTTTGGATTGGTTCATGTCGGGGATTCTGTTGCAAATTTTTCCGGAAATCCCAATCAGGTTACGGACGCCTGGTTGAATTCTTTCGGAATGCTCGGAGCTCTTACCGATGCCGATGCGGGAACTCCTCCCTTCGGCAACACACACCGCTTGACCACCAATCTCTGTGCGAGCGGAGACGAAAACACAAAGCACAACTGTACGATGTCGCAGAGTCAACAAACTGCGTGGGATTACATTAGTTATCCGTAATGTATTTAAGAATTTCCCATCGACTTCCTTCCTTTATACATACCTTCAAAGGTTTTTTCTTTCTGATATTTTTTTGAAGCTCGTTTTTTGTGGGAACTCTTACTTTTGGAGTTCCAATCGAATGAACGTTTGGATCAGACGTCGCGGTTCGTTTTTTAATGGCCTTTGTCGGATAAAAAGTGGGAACAAAGAAGGACGACGTTTTCTTGAAGCAGGAGTTTCCACTTTTCAAGGGTTCAAAGAAAAACAATGAATTCTGTCTCACCTTTTTTAAAGGAGATTTTTGGTAAAGATTCCGAAATGGGGGAGTTCCCACGTTCTGCTTTTTCAAGGAGTGAGCCCGTTTTAATCCACGGGATTCTAACACAACGGATGTCTTCTTTTTGCGTAAAGTCTGCGTTCTTTATTCTAAGATTCTAAAAAGAAGGAGTTCCTACTTTTAGATTCTCCAAAAACGGAAAGGAGGAAATCGCGACAAAAGATTTCTCGCGCCCAGGTTTCGTCGGAGAAAATAGAAATGGATTTGATTGCGCTTCTTTATAAGTTCTTAGTCTTTCTGAAAGAACTGATTCAGAGCCAGAAGCGAGGTGAAACCCCAAGCTCCCAAAAAACCGTAGAACTTCCAACTGAAAACGTAATCTTCTTCTCTCAAAAAACTCACAAAGAACGTCTCAGGAAAAAAGATTCCGGCGAGAGTTCCCAAACCGAGAAGAAATTGAAGACTCAAAAGAAGAGAACCCAACCAGTGAGATCTCCAGAAAGAACCGAAAAAGAAAACACCGGCGGAAAGAATGATAAAGTAAAAGTTAGACGAAACACGAAGGCCTTCCGTTTCTTCACCTCCGAGATGGATCGTGTATTCGATCCAAGTCGAAAGGCTGAAAAAAAGTTGAAGCGTAACTGCGACAAAGAGAACCTTTTCAGTTCCCGATTTCTCTTTCCAAAAATCGGTGAATCTTCCCATAAAGGAAAGATAGAACGTCAGCCATTCTCTTGCGAGAAGAGGAATCGTTCTTAAGCTCCACTGAATGTCTCTCCAAAGATTACGAAGCATCTGCGACCTGAAACGTAACCTCGATCTCGACGGGAGCGTTCAAAGGAAGAGAAGGAACGCCGACGGCAAAGCGCGCATGACGTCCCGATTCTCCAAAAACAGAAAGAAGGAAATTGCTTCCGTGGTTCGCGACCAAATGATGCTCGGTGAAGTTCGGACCACATGCGACAAACACTCCGATCTTTACGATCTTCACGATCTTATCCGGACCTCCGCAAATCGCAGAGGCGGCCGCGATCGCGTTTAGACTCGCTTGGATCGTTGCTTCTTTTACGTCTTCGATGGAAAGACCCTCTCCTAATTTTCCGGTGAGCATCAGTTGACCGTCTTTTAAGGGAAGTTGTCCGGAAGTAAAAACGAGGTTCCCGCTCTGGTTTGCGGGAATATAAGCCGCGATCGCTTGCGGAGGAGGGGGAAGTTTGTAACCCAGAGATTCGATTTTATTTTGGATGCTCATACGTCTTGATTCTATAGAATTTTTGAAAGATCCTTCCAAGAAGATTCCCTTCCTCGATTTTTCAAGCAGTTTCGAAAAAAGGAATTTTCTTTCTTCTCCCTTCCCGTTTCTCTAGGTCTGAGAGAATGTTTCCCAAACTCGAGCTCATTCCCCATCCACGCTTTCCTGATCAGTATCAGATCTGCAAACGCACCGGGGTTTGTTTTTATAAACCCGCCCAAACACGGGAATACAAAGATTCTTACTTCCTGGACGAATACAAAAATCAGTATCAAAAGACCTACTACGAAGATGAAGATGCCCTTCGAGATCTCGCGAGAAAACGTCTTTCGATGTTGGGTCGATTTCAGAACCCGGAAAATTCTTCTCTTTTTGAATTGGGCTCCGCCGCCGGATTCTTCTTAGATGAAGCGAGAAAAAAAGGGTATCGGGTTTCCGGTCTCGAGATTTCTCCCGCAGAAGTGGAATATTCGAGAAAAACTCTGGGACTGGATGTCCTCTGCGCTTCCTTCTTAGAGGAGAATGTTCTGAAAAGCGCCTCCTTTGACGTTGTGGCGGCTTTCTTTGTGGTGGAACATTTTCCGGATGCGGACTTTGTGTTTGCGAAGCTAACCGATCTTGTCAAACCGGGAGGGTTTTTGTTTCTCGGACTTCCATCTCTGAACGGGCCCACCTTTCAAACCAACCCGGAGGAATGGTTTCGTACACATCCAAAGGACCATTTTTGGGATTACAGCCCAGCCTCCCTGAAAAAAATGTTGAAAGGATACGGTTTTACAACTGAGTATAAGAAACCGATGTCCTACCACCCGTCCCGAGATAGGGGTTGGCGGGGTAGAATCCTGAGTCACAGACTTTTTGCACGTCTCTCGGACCTCACCTGCTACGGGGATACATTCCACTTAATCGCTCAGAAGCAGCACACATGAAATTCGAAGAACTTTCCATACATCCCAAATTACTTTCCGCCATTCAAGACATCGGTTATACCGAGCTGACTCCGATCCAAGAGAAATCGATTCCTCATGGATTGGAAGGAAAGGACATCACGGGTCTTGCACAAACCGGCACGGGAAAAACCGTAGCCTTTTTGGTCCCAGTCATTCACACGATTCTTACCAAAGAAATTCAGGGAGTTTCCGCTCTCGTTTTAGCTCCCACAAGAGAATTGACGATGCAGATCTCCGACGAAGCCAAAAAGCTTCTCAAACACGCGGAAGGCGTTCGTGCGGTTCCGATCATCGGAGGAACCGATTACAAGTCCCAGAACAAAGACTTGGAAGGTCTGAAAGGAATCATCGTCGCGACTCCGGGAAGATTGATCGACATGATCAAGTCCGGTTCGATCGATATTACAAATGTTGAATTCTTCGTTCTCGATGAAGCGGATCGAATGCTCGACATGGGATTTATCCAGGACATCCGTTGGCTTCTTCATAAATGTAAGAATCGGAAGCAGACCTTGCTCTTTTCCGCGACTCTTTCCGTGGAAGTGATGCGCCTCGCCTATCGATTCCTAAACGAACCAGTAGAGATCCAGATCAATCCCGAAAAGATCATCACCGAGAGAATCGATCAAAAGATCGTTCACTTGGGAAGAGA containing:
- the sufD gene encoding Fe-S cluster assembly protein SufD; translation: MTGSLQNLETKNQVSLETQFTTFLSKSKEPQALQDFRKKVFSKFSTLSIPRSENESWRKVPLSNFHPEEFLDSPGEEAISIRAPKEVKVFRSETLSGKELEYFLNVLENTFQKQNEEWFVLLSLSTFTHGLYLEVGEDQILTEEIEIKFRLEKEARILPLVVAKFGNHSRAFFAERYECPEEENFKLFQGLTILQSGKGTKLSYTGIESFGSSIFHFQNLFSDQKEDSDVKIAKVTPGGYKGKNILQVELSGKGARARVLGLAPMSGREFQDSEVKIVHRESHTESSILYRGAFREKAHHIFTGNLQIPNTCKDVNAIQINNNLLLDRTARAESIPKLEVYAENVKCEHGATVGEIDEDQLFYLASRGIDEDEARRMIVDGFLGQVIGEIESETIREELFALIAKKVEGEL
- a CDS encoding non-heme iron oxygenase ferredoxin subunit, coding for MSFRILANLSEIENGKVKVVETRYNRIGITSLDGNLYAFEDVCTHDGEAISEGELCGDVITCPRHEAQFSVKTGKALCMPAVEDLPVYPVRIVGDSIEVDLED
- a CDS encoding cysteine desulfurase gives rise to the protein MSFSSERIRTDFPILGTMMNGKPLVFLDSAASSQKPFTVIDRIEKYYREENANIHRGIYYLSQKATEKYELSRIHLSRFIGAQCAKVCIFTRNATESINLVAQTWGRTQIKEGDEIVLNELEHHSNIVPWQMLAQEKKAILKFIPLNEDATLDLTNLNEIITNKTKLVAVSQMSNVTGTIHDLAPIQKRAKEVGAKVLVDGAQGVCHLPVNMREMDFDFYVFSAHKMLGPTGVGVLYAKEEILEEMPPWMGGGDMISQVFKEKSTYAELPSRLEAGTPNIAGVIGFGAAIEYLETIGMQEIRNHELELLTYALDRLEDFGGLELYGPTDLSKRGGVISFNFPGVHPHDVGTILDEEGIAIRVGHHCAQPFMAFKNIPGTCRASLYLYNTKDDIDRLIEGLIKVKEIFSRVLKR
- the sufU gene encoding Fe-S cluster assembly sulfur transfer protein SufU, producing MSLSDSLYKEVILEHYQNPRFRGKLEPADLYEHGVNPLCGDELELTINLEGEKISEVRVNGKGCSISQASGSMMAEAIRGRTVSEVESILKRFKNMVLENKDPKFEEELEELESMESVKKIPARIKCAVLPWNTLERALSKIQK
- a CDS encoding metal-sulfur cluster assembly factor, which codes for MLEAPTNALEEQIYEEVKKVEDPEIGISIAELGLIYRIKVEGTKAKIDMTYTSMACPAGPQMKQDVINHTLRVDGITEAEVEVVWIPKWDPREMASEDAKMDLGIFD
- a CDS encoding DKNYY domain-containing protein produces the protein MESTNQSLMKYRWILPFLFLLSCSKGYHYKYWFFPYYEDQKIDTSERRNFKIVDKEFARDEKNVYYKETTLPGVEPETFRILEKGYFSDRKKVYFVSTHLNIRTNSPKAWLIIIPLDLKIWTEKKIVFSVVEKAKPESFRVLDRDGIFTDYGLDEDRLYYLGGILEENAQSIAFLQSFFFEVLKTKNSIYYNGNRIREADPNTFELFDRYAKDRKRCYYLTSGEPISFSCSSENFVVLKYSNPLDSKISLDSDYAKDSDFVFWKGKAIPGADPKSIQLIPENGTCPYYGACAEDRNRKFKEGEAF
- a CDS encoding BPSS1187 family protein; this translates as MKNILLEISYVLLLSLFFFFGCTKLPDDKEQNDEDLRNLVFGAVLFDFIQCGQTSLPPRVDTFNGLTRIFVLPSYGASCILKYNDPHLMYLPSGAAKNILAVFLPGSGGTPIGVSKIIEEGALRGYHSIGLMYPNADPINVICNTAPNNSASCFGNAREEILTGVDKTTAVSVDFTNSIDGRLLKLLQYLVVKRPNDGWDQFLIGGAVNWNKVFLGGHSQGSGHAAFQGKIKSLGRVSIYSGVSDYHVASASNASWMNASGLTSANSYFGLVHVGDSVANFSGNPNQVTDAWLNSFGMLGALTDADAGTPPFGNTHRLTTNLCASGDENTKHNCTMSQSQQTAWDYISYP
- a CDS encoding RidA family protein is translated as MSIQNKIESLGYKLPPPPQAIAAYIPANQSGNLVFTSGQLPLKDGQLMLTGKLGEGLSIEDVKEATIQASLNAIAAASAICGGPDKIVKIVKIGVFVACGPNFTEHHLVANHGSNFLLSVFGESGRHARFAVGVPSLPLNAPVEIEVTFQVADAS
- a CDS encoding class I SAM-dependent methyltransferase, which encodes MFPKLELIPHPRFPDQYQICKRTGVCFYKPAQTREYKDSYFLDEYKNQYQKTYYEDEDALRDLARKRLSMLGRFQNPENSSLFELGSAAGFFLDEARKKGYRVSGLEISPAEVEYSRKTLGLDVLCASFLEENVLKSASFDVVAAFFVVEHFPDADFVFAKLTDLVKPGGFLFLGLPSLNGPTFQTNPEEWFRTHPKDHFWDYSPASLKKMLKGYGFTTEYKKPMSYHPSRDRGWRGRILSHRLFARLSDLTCYGDTFHLIAQKQHT